In the genome of Epinephelus fuscoguttatus linkage group LG4, E.fuscoguttatus.final_Chr_v1, the window tggacacactgcagactggagacacactgcagactggagacacactgcagaccggagacacactgcagactggagacacactgcagactggagacacacactgcagactggagacacactgcagactggagacacacactgcagactggagacacactgcagactggacacactgcagactggagacactgcagactggagacacactgcagactggagacacacactgcagactggagacacactgcagactggacacactgcagactggagacacactgcagactggagacacacactgcagactggagacacactgcagactggagacacactgcagactggagacacacactgcagactggagacacactgcagactggagacacactgcagactggagacacacactgcagactggagacacactgcagactggacacactgcagactggagacacactgcagactggagacacacactgcagactggagacacacactgcagactggagacacactgcagactggagacacacactgcagactggagacacactgtTTTCAGACTGGGGACAAATGCATATTCCATCCAAAGAGATAAACTGGAAATTCACACACTGCAGGTTGCCAAACTGACCTGacactgcagacagacacacactgcagactggagacacactgcagactggaaatcacactgcagactggacacactgcagactggagacacactgcagactgagagacacacagcagactgacacacactgcagactggagacacacagcagactggagacacacactgcagactggagacacttgacactgcagactggagacacacactgcagactttaggagacacactgcagactgttagagacacacactgcagactggagacacacactgcagactggagacacactgcagactggagacacactgcagactggacacactgcagactggagacacactgcagactggagacacactgcagactggagacacactgcagactggagacacacactgcagactggagacacacactgcagactggagacacactgcagactggagacacacactgcagactggagacacactgcagactggagacacacactgcagactggacacactgcagactggagacacactgcagactggagacacacactgcagactggagacacacactgcagactggagacacacactgcagactggacacactgcagactggagacacacactgcagactggagacacactgcagactggagacacacactgcagactggagacacactgcagactggagacacacactgcagactggacaCACTGCAGCTCCAGGCAGGAGTGTAGGATTTATCTTATGCACCAGAtcgtgccttttctgcatcaatgtaggtttaaatgtctttatttatgtcAAAGTCCTCTCctgctttcatgttttcattattgggggacaaatgcacacgCTCTAAATATTCCATCCAAAGAGATAAACTGGAAATTCCAACCCAGGTTgccaaaatgacctggcccagcaaCAGCCCTAACTTGGCAAGAAATAGGATTTATCTCTCAGAAGAAATAAATCAGGCCACATGTGGTTGCCCGACTCGGCATTCTGGATGAATGAGTGTGCAGATTATGGCtgctgacactgccatcactgggaaCATCTCCTCAGCTGATCAATTCACATTTGGTTTCAAGTTCTTGCTCGATGCAGCCTGTTCACACCAATCCTTTTCTTTAGGAATACTGTACAGGTGTTagaaaaatccaaaacactTTTTGATAAAGAGGaaagtatatttaaaaaaataaagaaaaggacaTTGCCCTGGTTGTGTCAAATATAAGCTAGGCTAACTAGCTTAGCACAGAAACTgaaagcagggggaaactgctagcctagctaacaaaagagaaaaaactaaACCTTCCAACAAGCCGTCCAATCCAGGCAACATTTTGTCCTCCCTTATTGTAAATTAAACGAAGAAAGATGTTATCCAGGACGCGTTGATCCTAGCTTAGCAAAACGactttacattttgtttaatgCACAATGAGGGAAACTGCTAGCTCTGTCAAGATATAGCTAATAGCTAACAAGATATGCACGAGCTACAGCAGGTAGTCCAGTGTAGTTAGCACGTagcacatttttgttttgtgaggaaacccatgctgacacagggagaacatgtgggagcacctggaggaaacccacgctgacacggagagaacatgtcagagcacctggaggaaacccacgctgacacagggagaacatgtcagagcacctggaggaaacccacgctgacacagggagaacatgtcagagcacctggaggaaacccatgctgacacagggagaacatgcaaactccgcacagaagggctcccccacccgggagtgaaccaggaaccctcttgctgtgaggcaacagtgctaaccaccacagcATCGTGCCGCCCTCTTTGTCCAGATAACACAAAACTTTTTAGCTGTGAGACATCAGGGATAAACATCAGGATATCGTTTGTAATGTAACAACCATACCTAAAGAGGGTCACAAATCAACTGTTCCAGGGTccttttcagaatcagaatctgtCCTCTAACCTCTCTTTGTCCCCGTCCACAGGAGTGTCCATCCACCCATGACCTGCTGAACTCTCTGCGGCAGGTGGAGAAGATGTTGGCCGTCCATGAGGCGTCGTACCAGCAGGGCCTCCGCTCCCTCAGGAAGAAGATGAGCGCTCTGCACAACAGCACCATGGCCATCTTCAAGGCTGGCGGTGAGACGTAACAGTTTATCCTGGTGTAGATCACCAAACAGAGGGTGGAGATACTAATTTCACCTGGGATcattaaagagaaaaacatcagaCAGGTATGAGGTTGAAAAAGTTCAGAAAGTATAAGAACATCTCTATCTGCTCCCAGCAACCTGCCCCAAACCAGAGCCCCCCGCTCATGGCCGCAGACTGGGCAGAGTGTTTGGCGTCGGACATGAGGTCCACTTTCTGTGCAAGCCTGGCTACGAGCTGATTGGCCCACGGACCCGAGTGTGTCTGGAGTCTCTGAGGTGGAGCGGCCAGCAGCCAATGTGCAGACGTAAGCACTGACACAGAACCAGCATACTGATACTGGTTCAGCTGGGTCAGCACCAGTAGTTTTATCAAgtcttgtttgtttcttttcaggCTTCAACAGCACCGGAAACTCCCTGGCCTCCTTCTCTCCTGCTgctccttcctcttctttctctggctctgcagctctgtcagcatcctcctcctcctcctcttcctcctcctcctcctcctccttctcctcttcagcaTCTTCACCTTCTCCTGTCTACTCTTTATTACCCACGTCTTCCTCCCCATTCTCCTCCATCCGTCCATCTCACTGCACTCACTTCCTGGGCTCCACCCGCTGCACCTGTGATGTGGGTTTCACCATATCAGGCCGCGACAACAACATCTGCACAGGTGAGAAATAAGAGTGTTTGTATAACCAGTAAGACAAAATGCTGAACCAGTGGATGAAACGAACGCCTCATATCAAGGATATGGAATACTGAAACTTCTCATGAGgatcctgtgtgtgtttcagacatCGACGAGTGTCATCTGTTCCCTCTTGGTCAACCCGGCCGGCTCTGCATCCATCAGTGTGTAAACACTCCCGGCAGCTTCCACTGCTTCTGTCCAGACGGCTACGACATCTCCAGAGACGGCCGCAGCTgcacaggtcagaggtcaaaggtcatccaATCGGTCAGGGCGGGGAATGTTTAGGGACGTGTGGTAACTCTAACACCTCTGTCCTTCTGTGCTCAGACATCGACGAGTGTGAAATCCGAATGCACAACTGCAcagcagaccagctgtgtgtgaACACCCACGGAGGTTTCCAGTGTGTGACGGTGGAGTGTCCGCAGATGAAAAACGCCACGTACATCAAGACGTCACCAATGTAAGAGCATACCGTCCTGTATCACATCGTTCTGCAGTGCTACGAATCTCCATAACTGATCTGTAGGACGTAGGAGTCAGTTCTTAAGTGAAAGTTAAAACTGTAGATATCGTACATTTCACTTACTATGAACTTATTTGATGGACAGCAATCTTTTTAGCGATCTCCATCCATCCGTCAATTTTCATtcgcttatctggggccaggtTGCGGGTGCCGCAGGCTGAGCAAGTACTCCACACATCCCtttccccagcaacactttccagctcctcctgggggaccccaaggtgttcccaggcctgatgagatatgtaatcttgCCAAGGTTCTCTGGGTctctggggcctcctaccagtgggacgtaccTGGAAACCTCTAACAGGtggcacccaggaggatcctgatcagatgcctgaaccacctcaactggccccttttgacacaaaggagcagcagctctactccgagctcctgcTGGATGTccgtttggccactatgtcaaattggcttcagaGTCTGGTGCTGTTCTGAGGGACCTGAAGAAGACCCACTCCATACAAAGATATAAGGCATAAGGATTCTTAGCTCCAGGTGATTACAGGCTAATAAAAACATATCATGAATATTATTCTGATTCTGCCATTATATCCCCCCAAGTCCTAAAGACTGGACTTTCAAGCTCTGTTTTTGAGACTCAAAATGTCGGTTGGAttcaaaacactgaatttgaaGCTGACAAAGGTTGCTCACTGTTTGCTCGCAGCCAACACAATACATGCCTTATAATTAAGAGCGAAATCACATCTCAAGGGCGCAATGAAACTGCAAACAAAGCAAGTAGAGAAGGAATGAAAACTGGGCAGAAGAGACTAGAAAAACAAGAAAGCTTCTCACCTCAAAAGACAAAGACGCAGATAAATGACAGGGACGGTGATGGACAGAGTTTGAAAACAATGAGTTCTACCTCCATGTCTCCCACTTCCTCTCTCCACCCGACAGTTAGCACCCTTCCTCTGACAGTAAGAGTCAGACTGAGGTTTGGCCTCAGATGCCCTGGCTGAGGTTTGGCCTCAGATGCCTTGACTGAGGTTTGGCCTGAGATGCTCTGCTAAGGTTTTGTGGGCTTAagtcagctgatcagctgatgGCGGTCGAGAGGCGTGAAACAGGAACTCAACATGTTTACCAACAGTGGTTATCGAGGTTTGATTTATTCCTACAGCTGAATCCTAATTGTATGTTTCAGTAGCGCAGCAGGGAGGTCAGTGCCGTGGCGTGCAGACTCTCTGGGGGGTATACAGGGCGAGCTCGTGACATCAGTAGACAATAAAACTTGGAAGTGTTACTGGTTAGGACACTTAAAGGCTGCTTATTAAAGATGGAAAACAAAAGGCACTGTGGCATGTAGGACCAAAACGGCCGACAGTGAGAGGTCAGAGCGTCATTTTGAAATTAGATTCACAGGCCCTTAAAGCAGAGCATGTGAGCAGCATATAATTTTAGGAGACAGTGATTTGTTTGATTCAGTTTTATCCCTCCATACTGTAAACAAACGTGGAGTCTCTGGAGAACTACAGCGATTCAGCAACTCTTCAATTGTGGAGGAAGAACAGATGAATAAATTTCAGCCACTCAGACCACAACAATAAACCATTGAAGATGTAAATAAATTGAAGATGTAAATAAAAATTTTTGCTGACTGACTTCTGCTTTTCCAGACAATTCGACTCACGAGCCAACCATCCAGTTTTATGTGATGGGAGGATTAGGATGGTCACAGTAAATCACATTCAACTGGATAAATACATGTACAGTTTATGTTGCTGAGTGCAAGCTTTTACTGGAGGTGAAGAAAGTGATGTTGATGCAATTTTTTCCCACGAGACACAGGACTGACAAAgctatttttatgcctctgcaccagcCAACGCCTTTGGCTCATCAGTCTGtacgtcccattcttgtgaacgtaaTCTCAAGAATGCGTTGAGGGAAGTTCCTTTAAatatggcacaaatgtccactttgactcaaggatgaactgattcgaCTTTAATGGTCGAAGATGAAGatcactgtgactttgcatcCAGCTCATTCTCTTGAATGCTATAtgttcaaatttggctcaaatgTTGTCTTCAACTcacagatgaactgattagagtttGGAGATCAAACATcagaagagagagacagaagagaagagagagacagacaccttTGTTTTCAAGACAGCAGAGATTAAAGCTTGTTGTTAGAGAGACGATGTCACCAGAGCATTAGTAGATCAAATAGAAACCAACAGCACGCTGATGTATCAAAATGACTTAATGGGAGCTGCAGGGTTTTTTATGCTAACATATTAACTGTTGGTTAACTCTGCTAAAATCATTAACTGTGATACTAACTGAAAAAAGCATGTAGGCTacttaccagaaaaaaaaatgaaaggccAACTCCTTATGTTATCTTCACACTACTAAtgacagtgcaacagtgtgagCAGGTACATTATTGCTGAGTCACCACTGAAATATTACTCAGGTGTTTGTTAGCGTGGATTAGCTGTCAAaggctcgtgtgtgtgtgtgctacttGCAACATTGCACCCTAACTGAACGTCATCTGAAGTTTGGATTTAGTCAGAAACATCTATACTTATGATCATTTTAACATTTCACCACCTTATTGCATCACAACACACATAAGGCTACCATAGTGTCGGCTAACTAAGCTAAACAACACAGTACCATAgctagaaataaaaacattaatttggCTGATGCTTCACTGCAACACTGGAAAAGGCTGAGGCCAGCTCAGCTTTGGTTTGTGGTACGTCACGCCCATCCACAGCGACAAGTGTCAGGCGTCAGTTTCTGGCTTAATGTCAACGGCTTCCACTGAAAAATCAGCTGTAGCCCGTCGCTCATAGTGTGAGCACAGCATCAGAGTGTCTTACAGTACAACTCAACACTGAACAAGAtattttcatgaactgaaaacacactgtgaaTGGCCAAAGTTCTAGGACAACACCCAAAAACATGTTCATGGATATCTAAATAAAAACGCATTACAAGGTATCTGTCCTAACTGAAAGGTCACCATGGTGGGGACCACGAGTGAGCTTCACCCTAAAGCTTTAACTCTAAATGGGACCATCATTTATAAAAATGAACATGGTGCTGTTTTGAAGACGACCTAAAACTAGTGACTGAAACCATAAACTGATCAGGAAAATGCTCACTGAGCCAATAACTCGAGTGAGAAGTAGGATCATTTTCTCACTGACTTCTACACCATCTGATTTCTTCGTCCAACTAGTGgcgtcgccccctgctggctgttagaaagaatgcaggtttaaggcactaATGCATTGGCTTCGGTCCTCAGACCTGAAGGCTGCATCCACTTCTTTTTCAGAGTATGAAAgcaagagtaaaaaaaaaaacaatcctaAATTAACATATTTACCCACTTTGTGTCCGCAGGCGCTGTGAGAGGAACCCATGCATGCTGGGAGACAAGGCGTGCACTCAGGCACCAAACTCAATCTCcttccacttcctgtctgtggtgTCCAACATGTCCGCCCCCCGTGTCCTTTTCCGGGTGTCGGCAGCCCGTGTCCTGGGTGACACGCTGCGTTTCGGCCTGGCGGGTGGTCATGGGCGGGGCTATTTCAGTGTGCAGCGTTCAGGACGACAGACCGGCACCCTCCTCCTGGTGCAGCCCATCAAGGGTCCCGCCACTCTGGAGGCTGAGGTGGAAATGAGTGAGCTGGAACGCCACAACCTGCTGGGCCGCTATCTCACCAAGGTCACCCTGTTTGTTTCTCCGTACGAGTTTTAGATAAGGGATTGGGAGGGGGGGGGTTGCTGGTTAGGGTGGGGGGGTTAAGGTTCGCCAGGGTGTACCAGCATTTGGTTTCACCAGTTTACCCAGAAAGAAAGAGCCTGACGAGCTTTTACAGTCCAACTGAAATCTCGTAAGTCTTCCTTTTTAAATGAGTCtttaaatataatgtttttattactgGAGGGCAAAAAACGTTCTTTGTAAAAATATCAGAAATATTTCTTTAGCCTCTGAGGTGGGCTGTGAAGTGTTTCTGGCGTGGTGGACCGgcccattttcatttcaaacaaataccgctgctttgtcagtgacctGGGCATTAGACACCGACGCACAAGGACGCCTTTTGCAGCGGCATAATACACACAAGGGGCAGCAGTTGTTGACACAGTGACCACCAACTGAAGTCATCCAGTCCTGGCGCTATATCAGTGGATAGCCACGTAAGAAACCAATGAACAAAGGCAACTTTCAGGGCAATATGAAATGCACCGGTCGGCAGCAGTTTGTGACTCCAGGAGCTCACTGTTCACCTCCTGCGTGAATgttaaaccaaaccatgatgtttttttttttaaacctaaccacatgcttttgtagCCTGAACCATCTGCGTTTTTTAGCACCAGGAAATAAACGTAACTACGAGGTGTCTGcatctaacgagcagaaactgaacatttcctgtgaaaactgagatttattttgaaaagacacaatgagcgtaacaagcataaattgacatgctgtcctggaacgtcaacaatcatcctcatcctcactgtgacctcgtcacatgtccacgtttggtcatggactttccacgtccacatatgacgtccaaggtaccctgggtgtgttggttgttgacgttctgggacgccgtgtcaacttcagcctgttacatgcattgtctgttttcaaaatacacttctgttttcacaggaaatgtacagtttgatacagtctctttcaaaataaaagcactatgtcagtacaacaccgcaaattgatgtttttttttcccttcaataACAAATGTGGTCggttttaggaaaaaagaacagggtttggctttacaatcttacgggacacaaacaccactctctcgggtgaaagtcagtgtttgttgagtGTTAGACAGACGTTAGCTAGAAATCTAATGTTACCTACAGTTCAAAGTTCATGGTTGTCTCAGGTTTACTACCTGGTCAACCTAAtaaaactgtgacatcactgctttaTGCAAATAAAAGGAAATTATTTGACTGGCTGTGGCAACATGGTATAAATGAATATACATTTCTATCTTTTGTGGAATAATTTAATCTCAAAGCAGAGCAGATGTGCCTTTAATAGTGGAATAAAAACATGCAGTTGTTTCAGCTGgactttaaagtttaaaaaaaaaaaagtctcaattGTGGATCCAAAATATAAATTCTGACTCAAAATCTCGAAATAATTTTAAACTAAGTTAAATGTTCTAGTCACATGACCATTGTTCACCTGCGGGGGGAAACACCAGGGTGTGGTTTCTGTATTAAAGTAAAAGCATGTAGAAAATAAAGGCAAGATAAAGTCAGATATGTGAGGTCATACAAGGAACTGATGTAGAAGaaggtgatgtcatcagtgtgatgaAGGAAGCAGAGCCTCATTGAAAAACAGTCCCAGCAAGTCTTTaaagagagggggagggtgggaggggtgtCGAACCACTCAGTGTTTTTGGCCACTTTGTAGGTGACTGAATTTACCTGTTGAACTTCTGTAACACTATGAACTTTGTAAATAATGTAGCCGTATATTTCTTTAGAGTTTAGGAATTTAACTAAACCCTCCAGAAGGTGTCCGGGGTCAAAGAGGAAAGTAGAAGTGATTCTTCTTTCAGCCCGGAGCAGTAAAGGCTTGGCTTTGTTTGGTTTGACTCAGCATGTCAGTCGAGTGCAGCAGGGATTTATGTCTCTGTTCCGACCAGGCCACCAAAAGTGTCTGTAACTGATGACGGCTTGTCCTGAGTGATGACGTCATACAGCAGCGGGTTGATTCACGGCTTAAGTCTTCTGTCATTCTGCCTgctggaggtgagctgtttgcagaggtgcagtaagagcctgtttgtctgcagctcttcatcaacacctcactgtggctgtttctgctttcactctTCCTCAGTGCCGAACCCGTAGACTTGGTTTTATTGAACAAAACCCACTAACAAAGTTCCACTAATTTGGCgataaacatttaatttcctgtagattcttcacaataaaatccTCAttaggtttttactgtgaggcAGAAAAAATAGGTGTTAGGCCCCACCCTTAGGCGGCCCTATGGGGCGAACAAAACTCCAAACACTGACCCAGCAATAACCACataaacacctttaaaacattcaaatccATGGGAGTTATTAGAAttaaaacaggcaaacaagacaaaaaaatccctcggtgagaggcagcaggaccagcagtccccacgccagagcctctctcctctgctgctggcacaggagctcttaagcacctcctccatgccaggtgtgctgcacctcgttaagtaatgcagcacacctgggcagatgTCCAAGGAGGGAgaagggacagcagcacagaacacataCACAGCTGTAACAataggaaatgttgagttttcatcagcagtaacttaacGAGACTCAGCTATACAGCAGATGGCGAACATGAAACTATTTtcgtatttttacttttttgaccCTTTCCTTGAGCCTGACTGTGACTGGCTGAagatgcatgaccctccctccaccataaactAGTTGTTAGATGATTAAAACTTCATGTTTGAGgtttaaagttaaaagttaaagatgatatgccacagttaaaaaaaaagcctctttCTTAAAACTCTTGTCGTGCGTGTGAGTTGGTTTATACAGAGGGTTTATTTTGGGCCAAATATTAAATGAGATGTAGAATAAACTTATcttgagatatatatatatatgtatatcacATATCACTATTTTATGGTCACATTtcgttgtg includes:
- the LOC125886833 gene encoding fibulin-7-like yields the protein MRMEVLFRMKMVWVVLMMLCLHHMSCSSAQECPSTHDLLNSLRQVEKMLAVHEASYQQGLRSLRKKMSALHNSTMAIFKAGATCPKPEPPAHGRRLGRVFGVGHEVHFLCKPGYELIGPRTRVCLESLRWSGQQPMCRRFNSTGNSLASFSPAAPSSSFSGSAALSASSSSSSSSSSSSSFSSSASSPSPVYSLLPTSSSPFSSIRPSHCTHFLGSTRCTCDVGFTISGRDNNICTDIDECHLFPLGQPGRLCIHQCVNTPGSFHCFCPDGYDISRDGRSCTDIDECEIRMHNCTADQLCVNTHGGFQCVTVECPQMKNATYIKTSPMRCERNPCMLGDKACTQAPNSISFHFLSVVSNMSAPRVLFRVSAARVLGDTLRFGLAGGHGRGYFSVQRSGRQTGTLLLVQPIKGPATLEAEVEMSELERHNLLGRYLTKVTLFVSPYEF